A region from the Leopardus geoffroyi isolate Oge1 chromosome E3, O.geoffroyi_Oge1_pat1.0, whole genome shotgun sequence genome encodes:
- the DEXI gene encoding dexamethasone-induced protein, with the protein MPGARVAAHLDALGPLVPYVPPSLLPSMFYVGLFFVNVLILYYAFLMEYIVLNVGLVFLPEDMDQALVDLGVLSDPGSGLYDADSELDVFDGYLE; encoded by the coding sequence ATGCCCGGCGCCCGGGTCGCGGCCCACCTGGACGCGCTGGGCCCCCTGGTCCCCTACGTGCCGCCGTCGCTGCTGCCCTCTATGTTCTACGTGGGCCTGTTTTTCGTCAATGTGCTGATCCTATACTACGCCTTCCTCATGGAGTACATTGTCCTCAATGTGGGCCTCGTCTTCCTGCCCGAGGACATGGACCAGGCGCTCGTGGACCTCGGCGTGCTCTCCGACCCCGGTTCGGGCCTCTACGATGCCGACTCGGAGCTCGATGTCTTCGATGGTTACTTGGAGTAG